In the genome of Myxococcus stipitatus, one region contains:
- a CDS encoding acetyl-CoA carboxylase biotin carboxyl carrier protein subunit, whose translation MADVAAHITGTVWKIEVKVGQQVKEGETLVILESMKMEMPVDAPEGGGTVKEIRCKEAQSVNEGDVLVVLE comes from the coding sequence ATGGCGGACGTGGCGGCGCACATCACGGGCACGGTGTGGAAGATCGAAGTGAAGGTGGGCCAGCAGGTCAAGGAGGGCGAGACGCTCGTCATCCTCGAGTCCATGAAGATGGAGATGCCGGTGGATGCGCCCGAGGGTGGCGGCACCGTGAAGGAGATCCGCTGCAAGGAAGCGCAGTCGGTCAACGAGGGTGATGTCCTCGTGGTGCTCGAGTAG
- a CDS encoding acetyl-CoA carboxylase biotin carboxylase subunit gives MFQKLLIANRGEIARRIGAAARQMGLKTVAVYSDADAELPFVKEADEAVRIGPAPAKDSYLSIPAILEAAKKTGAQAVHPGYGFLSENGEFAQACKDAGLIFVGPPPEAMARMKDKSHARKLVAAAGVPVVPGSENVVPDVATALMEAERIGYPVLCKAAGGGGGIGMAAANNPAELEKVFRQCTDRAKASFGREGVYLERYFPAPRHIEVQILGDQHGHLIHCLERECSIQRRHQKVVEEAPSVLFADGKNAALADKLFTAAIAAAKAFGYANAGTVEFLYSDGEVYFIEMNARLQVEHPVTELTTGLDLIGWQLRIAAGEHLTVKQEDVKRQGAALEFRIYAEDPVKFFPSPGPLKVFQPPSGEGVRLDAGYVEGNTVTPNYDPLIAKLIISGATRAEAIERSVAALQSFRIEGIKTNIPLHLRIVQDAAFKAGDLDTHFLEHHAKPA, from the coding sequence ATGTTCCAGAAGCTGCTCATCGCCAACCGAGGTGAAATCGCGCGTCGTATCGGCGCGGCGGCGCGGCAGATGGGGCTGAAGACCGTCGCTGTGTACTCGGACGCGGACGCGGAGCTGCCCTTCGTGAAGGAGGCGGACGAGGCGGTGCGCATCGGCCCCGCGCCGGCGAAGGACAGCTACCTGAGCATCCCCGCCATCCTGGAGGCGGCGAAGAAGACGGGCGCCCAGGCGGTGCACCCGGGCTACGGCTTCCTGTCGGAGAACGGGGAGTTCGCCCAGGCGTGCAAGGACGCGGGGCTCATCTTCGTGGGGCCTCCGCCGGAGGCGATGGCTCGGATGAAGGACAAGAGCCATGCGCGCAAGCTGGTGGCCGCGGCGGGTGTTCCCGTGGTGCCCGGCAGCGAGAACGTGGTGCCGGACGTGGCCACCGCGTTGATGGAGGCGGAGCGCATCGGCTACCCCGTGCTCTGCAAGGCGGCGGGCGGCGGCGGCGGCATCGGCATGGCCGCGGCGAACAACCCCGCCGAGCTGGAGAAGGTGTTCCGCCAGTGCACGGACCGGGCGAAGGCCTCTTTCGGCCGCGAGGGCGTGTACCTGGAGCGCTACTTCCCCGCGCCTCGTCACATCGAGGTGCAGATCCTGGGGGACCAGCACGGCCACCTCATCCACTGCCTGGAGCGTGAGTGCTCCATCCAGCGGCGCCACCAGAAGGTGGTGGAGGAGGCGCCGTCCGTGCTCTTCGCGGACGGGAAGAACGCGGCCCTGGCGGACAAGCTCTTCACCGCGGCCATCGCGGCGGCGAAGGCGTTCGGCTACGCGAATGCCGGCACCGTGGAGTTCCTGTACTCGGATGGAGAGGTCTACTTCATCGAGATGAACGCCCGACTCCAGGTGGAGCACCCGGTGACGGAGCTCACCACGGGGCTGGACCTCATCGGGTGGCAGCTGCGCATCGCGGCGGGTGAGCACCTCACGGTGAAGCAGGAGGACGTGAAGCGCCAAGGCGCGGCGCTGGAGTTCCGCATCTACGCGGAGGACCCGGTGAAGTTCTTCCCGTCCCCCGGGCCGCTGAAGGTGTTCCAGCCGCCGTCGGGTGAAGGCGTGCGCCTGGACGCCGGCTACGTCGAGGGCAACACCGTCACGCCCAACTACGACCCGCTCATCGCCAAGCTCATCATCTCCGGCGCCACGCGCGCGGAGGCGATTGAGCGCTCGGTGGCGGCGCTGCAGTCCTTCCGCATCGAAGGCATCAAGACGAACATCCCGCTCCACCTGCGAATCGTCCAGGATGCGGCCTTCAAGGCTGGCGACCTGGACACGCATTTCCTGGAGCACCACGCGAAGCCGGCGTAG
- the ftsZ gene encoding cell division protein FtsZ — protein MDQFDQSKQAAKIRVVGAGGAGCNAVNTMILSKLDRVDFIAANTDIQALAASKAPTRLQLGQTLTKGLGAGANPEMGREAALESRDQIAAVLEGADMVFVTAGMGGGTGTGAAPIIADIAKSLGCLTVGVVTKPFLFEGNKRRKQAEQGIVELKAAVDTLITIPNQRLLSLSNAPMPLLETFKRADEVLLNAVQGISDLIQYHGYINVDFADVKTIMSDKGLALMGTGHSSGEKRALTAMQQAIASPLLEDVSIDGATGLLINITGGRDMTLQEVNEALTLVHDAADSEAEIIFGSLIDENIQDEVKITIIATGFVHRDAPKVRQVAPVVQVPLARPPQQSVLIGAREEVASLVPAKGGAPRPLAAVEANKSISNRTSVVKDSALPLDEDQFDIPTFLRRQGQTELP, from the coding sequence ATGGACCAGTTTGATCAGAGCAAGCAGGCCGCCAAGATTCGGGTCGTCGGGGCGGGCGGGGCCGGCTGCAACGCGGTCAACACGATGATTCTGTCCAAGCTGGACCGGGTCGACTTCATTGCCGCCAACACCGATATCCAGGCGCTTGCCGCGAGCAAGGCGCCCACGCGACTTCAGTTGGGCCAGACGCTGACCAAGGGTCTGGGCGCCGGGGCCAACCCGGAGATGGGCCGCGAGGCCGCGCTGGAGTCCAGGGACCAGATTGCCGCGGTGCTCGAGGGCGCCGACATGGTCTTCGTGACGGCGGGCATGGGCGGTGGCACGGGCACGGGCGCCGCGCCCATCATCGCGGACATCGCCAAGAGCCTGGGTTGCCTCACGGTGGGTGTGGTCACCAAGCCGTTCCTCTTCGAGGGCAACAAGCGCCGCAAGCAGGCCGAGCAGGGCATCGTCGAGCTCAAGGCCGCGGTGGACACGCTCATCACCATTCCGAACCAGCGCCTGCTGTCGCTCTCCAACGCGCCCATGCCGCTGTTGGAGACGTTCAAGCGCGCCGACGAGGTGCTGCTCAACGCCGTGCAGGGCATCAGCGACCTCATCCAGTACCACGGCTACATCAACGTCGACTTCGCCGACGTGAAGACCATCATGAGCGACAAGGGTCTGGCGCTCATGGGCACGGGACATTCGTCCGGAGAGAAGCGCGCCCTCACCGCCATGCAGCAGGCCATCGCCAGCCCGCTGCTGGAGGACGTCTCCATCGACGGCGCCACGGGCCTGCTCATCAACATCACGGGCGGCCGGGACATGACGCTTCAGGAGGTCAACGAGGCGCTGACCCTGGTCCACGACGCGGCCGACAGCGAGGCGGAGATCATCTTCGGCTCGCTCATCGACGAGAACATCCAGGACGAGGTGAAGATCACCATCATCGCCACGGGCTTCGTCCACCGCGACGCGCCCAAGGTCCGCCAGGTGGCGCCGGTGGTGCAGGTCCCTTTGGCCCGTCCGCCGCAGCAGTCGGTGCTCATCGGCGCGCGTGAGGAAGTGGCCAGCCTGGTGCCCGCGAAGGGCGGCGCGCCGCGTCCCCTGGCCGCGGTGGAGGCCAACAAGTCCATCAGCAACCGCACGTCGGTGGTGAAGGACTCCGCGCTCCCGCTGGACGAGGACCAGTTCGACATCCCCACGTTCCTGCGCCGCCAGGGGCAGACCGAGCTCCCGTAA
- the agmC gene encoding adventurous gliding motility protein AgmC, with amino-acid sequence MPVAALLALLCTALMVPSAARAAADTFHLGDGTDGPLTVNAAGTVINRYTRVTADVPAGQSFVDVVSTADFGVDDLVMVYQSGGLPAPVSGDQTPVDLNAPANAAVGRWQFARVAAGSTETRLNLTAPLTVSFLGTANETQVIRVPEHTTVNVAATGSIVAQSWDGETGGVLIFLAQGAVTNLGAISANGQGFRGGVFWNGLGDGCGGLNEEFPGGAKKGEGVVFAAYNGGDPFAVGTAGYGNIANAAGGGICHNSGGGGGGSAGQGGKGGRTWDGDEPPSRDVGGLGGAPMSFSALNHLLFGGGGGAGHSNDDLGGAGNAAGGIVFIRAASITGAGVISANGLAGVDTTGRGNDAAGGGGAGGTISLRVTGELTCNANNVAARGGAGGSTPFKQHGPGGGGGGGRVLLQGDVVNCTPDLAGGSPGTQGDPDAPDGPTYGAISGQGGVLESVAGPFVTPAAPVIQTPANGSITGVRPPITGTATPNSTVIISVDGVELAQVTANGAGEFTYTPTTDLAIGTHTVNAISVLNGATGPVSNTNTFTVQNSSTLPPPVIVSPANNAVLTTAPTQITGTASGGATSVVVTLNGIEYPATPVTGGNWTFTIPIAVTDGVYNVSVVAHDATRESTATTSTFTVDTQTTVSISGPAEGATLTNPVVTYTGTAEPGATVTLSVDGTVVDTVTAGPDGSWSLPVATPLADGPHTVTASARDTNGNTATDTNTFTVDSGTAVSITTPAEGSVITNGAVTYTGTAEPGATVTVTVDGNVVGTTTAAANGSWTVPGVATLGDGPHTVTATAEDEAGNTATDTNAFTVDTTTAVSITTPVDGSVINDAVVTYTGTAEPGATVTVTVDGTVVGTTTAAANGSWTVPGIATLGEGPHTVTATAEDEAGNTATDTNNFTVNTQTSVSITTPAEGAVLTNGVVTYAGTAEPGSTVTVTVDGNVVGTVTAQPDGSWSLPGPASLADGPHSVTATADDGSGNTASDTNTFRVDTQTTVTISNPADGAVLTDGVVTYTGTAEPGATVTVTVDGTVIGTVVASLDGNWMLPGPAALADGPHSVTATAEDEAGNTATDTNAFRVDTSTSVDITAPTEGEVLTNGVVTYTGTAEAGATVTVQVDGATVGTVTAQADGTWSLPVSTRLGDGAHTVVATAEDSTGNTATDTVNFSVDTVPDTQITASPPAASTTANARFEFVSTSGDVRDTFECSLDGAAFTACTGPIDYANLAQGQHTFQVRAVDADGDVDATPASFTWTINLTVDTDGDGLNDEDEVTRGTDPNDPDTDDDGIPDGIEVTVGGTDPLDDDTDNDGLLDGTEDKDHDGVVDPGETSPVLADTDGDGVQDGTELGITEPEGTDTDTTVFIPDADPTTTTDPLNVDTDGGSVLDGIEDANHNGRVDPGETNPNVAADDKDSDLDGIDDETEIELGLDPRDPDTDDDGVPDGQDGITDTDGDGRIDANDPDSDNDGVNDGTERGVTRETAPPGTDVNSPNFVPDADPSTTTDPKRADTDGDGLKDGEEDADHNGRVDATETNPNDADTDDDALPDGVEVRGANATNPLNPDTDGDGLKDGAEDANHNGGVDNGETDPNDRDTDRGGASDGEEVTGGSNPLNGNDDFVVVGRGCSTGGAGTFAPLALLLLAAPMLRRFRRATERSSRGLAAGIAGGLALGGVMVAQPAQAQVVAPSGASQSIDVQRFKPGPGAEDILGIHSARVQRHLGLNLGATLNYGSKPLNFMDPRSDRFITALVSRQLGVDLMGAVGLFDRFELGVVLPVTFQDSEPAPQVDSSFSKGVGSGGIGDLRLVPKARLVDAEHFGLALVVPVSLPTAGGNDFLGSSGVGVQPKLVAEYGENVRFAANVGVDLREKQVLRNVTAGNAFTYGLGTEIPFTLGRLPLSAEATLIGAVGLDEQDTEETPLEVLAALKYRAPSGFTAHLGGGPGLTRGYGTPGYRLLAGFSYSPPVEQQKAEPPPPLDSDGDGIYDRDDRCPKEAEDKDGFEDADGCPDPDNDQDGILDGADQCVNQPETSNGFQDEDGCPDEAPPVDSDGDGLMDPDDRCPKEAEDKDGFEDTDGCPDLDNDKDGIADVADKCPLEPEVINGVTDEDGCPDKGKVKVQVDGERVVILEKVHFATGKDIILPRSFPLLKQVAAVLRANPQVELLRVEGHTDSDGNDAANLDLSRRRAANVREFLVKEGIAAARLESQGYGEAKPVDTNKTAKGRENNRRVEFTILRVGKVEVERESP; translated from the coding sequence TTGCCCGTCGCAGCGCTGCTGGCGCTCCTGTGCACCGCGTTGATGGTGCCTTCCGCCGCACGAGCCGCGGCGGACACCTTCCACCTGGGTGACGGCACGGATGGCCCGCTGACCGTCAACGCCGCGGGCACGGTCATCAACCGCTACACGCGGGTGACGGCCGATGTTCCCGCAGGCCAGAGCTTCGTGGACGTCGTTTCGACGGCGGACTTCGGCGTGGACGACCTCGTGATGGTCTACCAGTCGGGTGGGCTCCCGGCCCCTGTGTCGGGCGACCAGACGCCTGTTGACCTGAATGCGCCGGCGAACGCCGCGGTCGGCCGCTGGCAGTTCGCCCGCGTGGCTGCGGGCTCGACGGAAACCCGCCTCAACCTCACCGCTCCGCTCACGGTGTCTTTCCTGGGCACTGCCAATGAGACGCAGGTCATCCGCGTCCCCGAGCACACCACGGTCAACGTGGCCGCGACGGGCAGCATCGTCGCGCAGTCTTGGGATGGAGAGACGGGGGGGGTCCTCATCTTCCTCGCCCAGGGGGCGGTGACGAACCTGGGGGCCATCTCCGCGAACGGTCAGGGCTTCCGTGGCGGTGTCTTCTGGAACGGCCTCGGCGACGGTTGCGGCGGGCTGAACGAGGAGTTCCCGGGGGGCGCCAAGAAGGGTGAGGGTGTGGTGTTCGCGGCCTACAACGGCGGCGACCCCTTCGCGGTGGGCACGGCGGGCTACGGAAACATCGCGAACGCCGCGGGTGGTGGCATTTGCCACAACTCGGGTGGTGGCGGTGGTGGCAGCGCGGGACAGGGAGGCAAGGGAGGTCGTACGTGGGACGGCGATGAGCCGCCTTCTCGTGACGTGGGTGGCCTCGGTGGTGCTCCCATGAGCTTCAGCGCGCTGAACCACCTGCTGTTTGGTGGTGGCGGCGGCGCGGGTCACAGCAATGATGACCTCGGTGGTGCTGGCAACGCGGCGGGTGGCATCGTGTTCATCCGCGCGGCCTCCATCACGGGCGCGGGAGTGATTTCCGCAAACGGTCTGGCGGGCGTGGATACGACGGGGCGGGGCAACGACGCGGCGGGTGGTGGTGGTGCGGGTGGCACCATCTCCCTGCGAGTCACCGGCGAACTGACCTGCAATGCCAACAACGTGGCGGCGCGCGGTGGTGCGGGTGGAAGCACTCCGTTCAAGCAGCACGGCCCAGGCGGTGGTGGAGGCGGCGGCCGGGTGCTGCTCCAGGGTGACGTGGTGAATTGCACGCCGGACCTCGCGGGCGGCAGCCCTGGTACGCAGGGTGACCCGGATGCGCCGGATGGTCCGACGTACGGTGCGATCTCCGGTCAAGGGGGTGTTCTCGAGTCCGTGGCCGGGCCTTTCGTGACGCCTGCCGCACCGGTCATCCAGACGCCGGCCAACGGCTCCATCACGGGTGTGCGTCCTCCCATCACGGGCACGGCGACCCCGAACAGCACGGTCATCATCTCCGTGGATGGTGTGGAACTGGCGCAGGTGACGGCGAATGGCGCGGGGGAGTTCACGTACACGCCGACGACGGACCTGGCCATTGGCACGCACACGGTGAACGCGATCTCCGTGCTGAACGGCGCGACCGGACCGGTCAGCAACACCAACACCTTCACGGTGCAGAACAGCAGCACCTTGCCGCCGCCGGTCATCGTCAGCCCTGCGAACAACGCGGTGTTGACGACCGCTCCGACGCAAATCACGGGGACTGCGTCCGGAGGTGCCACGAGCGTGGTGGTGACGCTCAATGGCATCGAGTACCCGGCGACGCCCGTGACGGGGGGCAACTGGACCTTCACGATTCCCATCGCCGTGACGGATGGGGTCTACAACGTGTCCGTGGTCGCCCATGACGCGACTCGCGAGAGCACCGCGACGACTTCGACCTTCACGGTGGATACGCAGACGACCGTGAGCATCTCGGGTCCTGCCGAGGGCGCGACGCTGACGAACCCGGTGGTGACGTACACGGGGACGGCGGAGCCGGGCGCCACGGTGACCCTCTCCGTGGACGGCACGGTGGTGGACACGGTGACCGCGGGCCCGGATGGCTCCTGGTCTCTGCCGGTGGCCACGCCGCTGGCGGATGGTCCGCACACGGTGACGGCCTCCGCGCGAGACACGAACGGCAACACCGCGACGGACACGAACACCTTCACGGTGGATTCGGGGACGGCGGTGAGCATCACGACGCCGGCGGAGGGCTCGGTCATCACCAACGGCGCGGTGACGTACACGGGCACCGCGGAGCCGGGCGCCACGGTGACGGTGACCGTGGACGGCAATGTCGTCGGCACGACGACGGCGGCGGCGAACGGAAGCTGGACCGTTCCGGGTGTCGCGACGCTGGGTGACGGGCCGCACACGGTGACGGCCACGGCGGAGGACGAGGCTGGCAACACCGCGACGGACACGAACGCCTTCACGGTGGATACGACGACGGCGGTGAGCATCACGACGCCCGTGGATGGCTCGGTCATCAACGACGCGGTGGTGACGTACACGGGGACGGCGGAGCCGGGCGCCACGGTGACGGTGACCGTGGACGGCACGGTGGTGGGCACGACGACGGCGGCGGCGAACGGAAGCTGGACTGTTCCGGGCATCGCGACGCTGGGCGAGGGCCCGCACACGGTGACGGCGACCGCGGAGGACGAGGCTGGCAACACCGCGACGGACACGAACAACTTCACGGTGAACACGCAGACGTCGGTGAGCATCACGACGCCGGCGGAAGGCGCCGTGCTGACGAACGGCGTGGTGACGTACGCGGGGACCGCGGAGCCGGGCTCCACGGTGACGGTGACCGTGGACGGCAACGTCGTCGGGACGGTGACGGCGCAGCCGGATGGCTCGTGGTCCTTGCCGGGGCCCGCGTCGCTGGCGGATGGCCCGCACTCCGTGACGGCCACGGCCGATGACGGAAGCGGCAACACGGCCTCGGATACGAACACCTTCCGGGTGGACACGCAGACCACGGTGACCATCTCCAATCCGGCGGATGGCGCGGTGCTGACCGATGGCGTGGTGACGTACACGGGTACGGCGGAGCCGGGCGCCACGGTGACGGTGACCGTGGACGGCACCGTCATCGGGACGGTGGTTGCGTCGCTGGACGGCAACTGGATGCTGCCGGGGCCCGCCGCGCTGGCGGATGGTCCTCACTCCGTGACGGCCACGGCGGAGGACGAGGCTGGCAACACCGCGACGGACACGAACGCCTTCCGCGTGGATACGAGCACGTCGGTGGACATCACCGCTCCGACCGAGGGTGAGGTGCTGACGAACGGCGTGGTGACGTACACGGGTACGGCCGAGGCGGGCGCCACGGTGACGGTCCAGGTGGACGGCGCCACGGTGGGCACGGTGACGGCGCAGGCGGATGGCACCTGGTCGTTGCCGGTGTCCACGCGGCTGGGCGACGGCGCCCACACGGTGGTGGCGACCGCCGAGGACTCCACGGGCAACACGGCCACGGACACGGTGAACTTCTCCGTGGACACGGTGCCGGACACGCAGATCACGGCGAGCCCGCCGGCGGCCTCGACCACCGCGAACGCGCGGTTCGAGTTCGTCTCGACCTCCGGCGATGTGCGCGACACCTTCGAGTGCTCGCTCGATGGTGCGGCCTTCACGGCCTGCACGGGGCCCATCGACTACGCGAACCTGGCGCAGGGGCAGCACACCTTCCAGGTCCGCGCGGTGGACGCCGACGGTGACGTGGACGCCACGCCCGCGAGCTTCACGTGGACCATCAACCTCACCGTCGACACCGACGGCGATGGCCTGAACGACGAGGACGAGGTCACGCGTGGCACGGACCCGAACGATCCGGACACGGACGACGACGGCATCCCGGATGGCATCGAGGTGACCGTGGGCGGGACGGATCCGCTCGACGACGACACGGACAACGACGGTCTGCTCGACGGCACCGAGGACAAGGACCACGACGGCGTTGTCGACCCGGGCGAGACGAGCCCCGTGTTGGCGGACACCGACGGGGACGGCGTGCAGGACGGCACGGAGCTGGGAATCACCGAGCCCGAGGGCACGGACACCGACACCACGGTCTTCATCCCGGATGCGGACCCGACGACGACGACGGACCCGCTCAATGTCGACACGGACGGTGGCAGCGTGCTCGACGGCATCGAGGACGCCAACCACAACGGCCGCGTGGACCCGGGTGAGACCAACCCGAACGTCGCCGCGGACGACAAGGACTCCGACCTGGATGGCATCGACGACGAGACTGAAATCGAGCTGGGTCTGGATCCTCGTGACCCCGACACGGACGATGACGGCGTGCCGGACGGTCAGGACGGCATCACCGACACGGATGGGGACGGCCGCATCGACGCGAACGACCCCGACAGCGACAACGACGGCGTGAACGACGGCACGGAGCGCGGCGTCACGCGCGAGACGGCGCCTCCGGGCACCGACGTCAACTCCCCGAACTTCGTGCCGGACGCGGACCCGTCCACCACCACCGACCCGAAGCGGGCGGACACGGATGGGGACGGCCTCAAGGACGGTGAGGAGGATGCGGACCACAACGGTCGCGTGGATGCCACGGAGACCAACCCGAACGACGCCGACACGGATGACGACGCGCTGCCGGATGGCGTGGAAGTCCGCGGCGCCAATGCGACCAATCCCCTCAACCCGGACACGGATGGGGATGGGCTGAAGGACGGTGCGGAGGACGCCAACCACAACGGCGGTGTCGACAACGGCGAGACGGACCCGAACGACCGCGACACCGACCGCGGTGGCGCGAGCGACGGGGAAGAGGTCACCGGTGGCTCGAACCCGCTCAATGGCAATGACGACTTCGTTGTCGTCGGCCGTGGCTGCAGCACGGGCGGAGCGGGGACGTTCGCGCCGCTGGCGCTGCTGCTCCTGGCGGCCCCGATGCTGCGCCGCTTTCGCCGCGCGACGGAGCGTTCGTCGCGGGGCCTGGCGGCGGGCATCGCCGGGGGCCTGGCCCTCGGTGGGGTGATGGTGGCGCAGCCCGCGCAGGCGCAGGTGGTGGCGCCCTCGGGGGCGTCGCAGTCCATCGACGTGCAGCGGTTCAAGCCGGGGCCGGGCGCCGAGGACATCCTCGGCATCCACAGCGCCCGCGTGCAGCGTCACCTGGGGCTGAACCTGGGGGCGACGCTGAACTACGGCAGCAAGCCGCTGAACTTCATGGACCCTCGCTCGGACCGGTTCATCACCGCGTTGGTGAGCCGTCAGCTGGGCGTGGACCTGATGGGCGCGGTGGGTCTGTTCGACCGCTTCGAGCTGGGCGTCGTGTTGCCAGTGACGTTCCAGGACTCGGAGCCGGCGCCGCAGGTGGACTCGTCCTTCTCGAAGGGCGTGGGCTCCGGTGGCATCGGTGACCTGCGGCTCGTGCCGAAGGCGCGCCTCGTCGACGCGGAGCACTTCGGCCTCGCGTTGGTGGTTCCGGTGTCGCTGCCCACGGCGGGGGGCAACGACTTCCTCGGAAGCTCCGGGGTGGGCGTGCAGCCCAAGCTGGTGGCCGAGTACGGGGAGAACGTTCGCTTCGCGGCGAACGTCGGTGTGGATCTCCGCGAGAAGCAGGTACTGCGCAACGTGACGGCGGGCAACGCCTTCACCTACGGCCTGGGCACGGAGATTCCCTTCACGCTGGGCCGGTTACCGCTGTCCGCCGAGGCGACGCTGATCGGCGCCGTCGGTCTGGATGAGCAGGACACGGAGGAGACCCCACTGGAGGTGCTCGCCGCGCTGAAGTACCGCGCGCCGAGCGGCTTCACCGCGCACCTGGGCGGTGGCCCGGGCCTCACCCGTGGCTACGGCACGCCGGGCTACCGGCTGCTGGCGGGGTTCAGCTACAGCCCGCCGGTGGAGCAGCAGAAGGCGGAGCCGCCTCCTCCGTTGGACTCGGACGGCGACGGCATCTACGACCGCGACGACCGCTGCCCGAAGGAGGCCGAGGACAAGGACGGCTTCGAGGACGCGGACGGCTGCCCGGATCCGGACAACGACCAGGACGGCATCCTCGATGGGGCCGACCAGTGCGTGAACCAGCCCGAGACGTCGAACGGCTTCCAGGACGAGGACGGGTGCCCGGACGAGGCTCCGCCCGTGGACTCGGATGGGGACGGGCTCATGGACCCGGATGACCGCTGCCCGAAGGAGGCCGAGGACAAGGACGGCTTCGAGGACACCGACGGCTGCCCGGACCTGGACAACGACAAGGACGGCATCGCGGACGTGGCGGACAAGTGCCCGCTCGAGCCCGAGGTCATCAACGGCGTCACGGACGAGGACGGCTGCCCGGACAAGGGCAAGGTGAAGGTCCAGGTCGACGGTGAGCGTGTCGTCATCCTGGAGAAGGTCCACTTCGCCACGGGCAAGGACATCATCCTCCCGCGCTCCTTCCCGCTGCTGAAGCAGGTGGCCGCGGTGCTGCGCGCCAACCCGCAGGTGGAGCTGCTGCGGGTGGAAGGCCACACGGACAGCGACGGCAATGACGCCGCCAACCTGGACCTGTCTCGCCGCCGCGCCGCCAACGTGCGCGAGTTCCTGGTGAAGGAGGGCATCGCCGCCGCCCGTCTGGAGTCGCAGGGCTACGGCGAGGCGAAGCCGGTGGACACCAACAAGACGGCGAAGGGCCGGGAGAACAACCGCCGCGTGGAGTTCACCATCCTCCGTGTGGGCAAGGTGGAAGTGGAGCGCGAGAGCCCCTGA
- the ftsA gene encoding cell division protein FtsA, which yields MAKQKSGEIIVGLDIGTTKICAIVGELTDSGIDIIGIGTHPSKGLRKGVVVNIEATVSSIRRAIEEAELMAGAEISHVYTGIAGGHIKGFNSQGIVAVKDKEVREADIARVIDAAKAVAIPLDREVIHVLPQEFIIDDQGGIKEPLGMAGVRLEAKVHIVTGAVSSAQNIVKCANRTGLNVSDIVLQPLASAEAVLGDDEKELGVCLVDIGGGTTDIAIFSGGSIVHTAVIALGGNNLTSDIAIGLRTPAHEAERIKQKYGCALASLINKDDTLEVPSVGGRQPRVLGRQILCEILEPRVEEIFQLVHREIQKCGYEDLLASGVVITGGSTLLAGMPELAEEVLGLPVRRGMPRGIGGLVDVVKSPMYATGVGLVVYGAKHLDRRMFRIREENVYKKVKGRMREWLEEIF from the coding sequence ATGGCGAAGCAGAAGTCGGGGGAGATTATTGTCGGCCTCGACATCGGCACGACGAAGATTTGCGCCATCGTCGGGGAGCTGACCGACAGCGGTATCGACATCATCGGTATCGGGACGCATCCGTCGAAGGGGCTGCGTAAGGGCGTGGTGGTCAACATCGAGGCGACCGTCTCCTCCATCCGCCGCGCGATTGAAGAAGCGGAGCTGATGGCGGGCGCCGAGATTTCCCATGTCTACACGGGCATCGCCGGTGGCCACATCAAGGGCTTCAATTCCCAGGGCATCGTCGCGGTGAAGGACAAGGAGGTCCGCGAGGCGGACATCGCCCGGGTCATCGACGCGGCCAAGGCGGTGGCCATTCCCCTGGACCGGGAAGTCATCCACGTGCTGCCCCAGGAGTTCATCATCGATGACCAGGGCGGCATCAAGGAGCCCCTGGGCATGGCGGGCGTGCGCCTGGAGGCCAAGGTGCACATCGTCACGGGCGCTGTCTCCAGCGCGCAGAACATCGTCAAGTGCGCGAACCGGACGGGCCTGAATGTCTCGGACATCGTCCTGCAGCCCCTGGCGAGCGCCGAGGCGGTGCTGGGCGACGACGAGAAGGAACTGGGGGTCTGCCTCGTCGACATCGGCGGCGGTACGACGGACATCGCCATCTTCTCGGGTGGCTCCATCGTCCACACGGCGGTGATTGCACTGGGTGGCAACAACCTCACCAGTGATATTGCCATCGGGTTGCGCACGCCGGCCCACGAGGCCGAGCGCATCAAGCAGAAGTATGGCTGCGCGCTGGCGTCGCTCATCAACAAGGACGACACGCTGGAGGTGCCGAGCGTGGGCGGGCGTCAGCCCCGGGTCCTCGGGCGGCAGATTCTCTGCGAGATCCTGGAGCCGCGCGTCGAGGAGATCTTCCAGCTGGTGCACCGGGAGATCCAGAAGTGTGGCTACGAGGACCTGCTGGCCTCGGGCGTGGTGATTACGGGTGGCTCCACGCTGCTGGCGGGCATGCCGGAGCTGGCCGAGGAAGTGCTCGGGCTGCCGGTGCGCCGGGGCATGCCGCGCGGCATCGGCGGGCTGGTGGACGTGGTGAAGAGCCCGATGTACGCGACGGGCGTGGGCCTGGTCGTCTACGGCGCCAAGCACCTGGACCGGCGCATGTTCCGCATCCGCGAAGAGAACGTGTACAAGAAGGTGAAGGGCCGCATGCGCGAGTGGCTCGAGGAAATCTTCTAG